AAGCGCACCCACAGGTGGTGCTGTCTTTACGACATACGAAAGCTCAGATACGGGAATTCCTCTCTGTATGGGGGCTACCGTGAGTAGAAACATTACATTGACAGTACCACACCTTGCTAAAAAATCCAGCAGCATTGTTGCTATACTTTTGGTGATGCATTTCCTGAAAATATCCCACAAAATAATGACACTTTCATTTCTTGTATACGAAAAAGTGGACGAATGTGATTCGTCCACTGTATTGCTTAGGCGCTAGCCCTTCACGAGGTTGAGCATCTCGACGATGTCTTCGTGAAGCTGGGGTGGGATAGCGCTGACTTCGGGAGCATCGAGCAAGAGCGAGAGCGCGCGGCAGTGTACTTCGGCATACACCGCATCGGCGACATCACCCTTGCACTCATCGTCCATGTAGTTCATGAAGATGAGGTTGTCGAAGGCTTCCTTGTCGGATTCGTAGAGGCTATAGACCTCCACGTTGTTCTTGCATGCGAGCACTTGTTGCGCGAGGACGTTGGTCTCCGCGTTGATGCATTCGCAGGCCGACAGGTCACGAACGATGATTTCCGCAGCGACCCGAAGGACGATGCTGACCATCAGCTCTTCAGTAACGAACTTGTTGTGCTCGGCACTGAAGTGTGACTCGAAGCGTGTCCAAAGCTGGCTGGCTTCGGACCGCGTTGCGGCGGGATATTGACGAACGAGCGTGTGCACGAGGTGTGCCTCCTATAGGAAAGGAACGGGGGGTTCAAAAATACTCTATGCCTGTTGAAGTGTGCTGTCAAGAGTTATAGCGGCAATCTCAGAAGTAAGAAAAGTTGTTCAGAATTTATGTGTATAGGGGAATAGGAGCACCGAATAATATGTTACAATATGATATATCTATGACCACATCGGAGCTTTTGGAGTTCATTCGTATTGAGCATGCGCTCGGAATGAGCTTGGACGAAATAACTCGACTCCTGATCACTGAGGGGGAATGGGATGCAGCTGATGTGGCTGAGGCTTTTCGTGCACTCGGACTTCCCGAGGATGCTGTTGAACGCTTCACGATGCAAGCGGCAGGTATTGTTCCTCCTCCAATCCGCGAACAAGTTCCTCCTGCAGTGCAATACGTTGCACCTGCTCCCGTCTCTCCACCTGCGCCTGCAGTTCCTCCTGTAGTGCGTCATGCTCCTGCACCACAGCCAATTGCGGGACCTCGCGATATGGAATATGTAAAACACGCTGCTCCAATGCAGTATGTTGAGAAACCTGAGCCAAAACCTGCGCCAGTACTTGCTCGACCCGCAAGTCTTGTTGGTCAGGGTGCAAGGCCTCTCGTGCGCACAACGACCCAGCCTTCTGCTTTTATAGGTGCTACACCTACGCATGCAGTACGTCCAGGGCAGGCTGCTCAAGCAGTGCGAATTTCGAAAGTCCAACAGCCTTCTCCAGTAACCCACACTGCGCCACAGCGCGTTGCGCCGGTTGTGGGAAAGGAAGTGTCAGTAGAAGTACCTCCTCCCGCACCAAAGCCGGCTGCTCCAGTGAAGTTTACTTTTGTTCCAAGTGTAAAGGGGGTTGCTACTCCACCGCATACTGCAGGAGGACAAAAAGAAGGAGAGGCCGCACCCGTTGCTTCGAAGTCTGTATCAATTCCAGAAGTTAAACAATCAGAGGTTGCTCCGAAACCATCTTCTCCAATCATTGCATCAATTCCACGAGAAGCAGAGAAGCACGAGGTTAGGACCTCGCTTGATTTTGAGGTTGCTGGTGGAGCAGCACCTGTCTATCAGCCCAAGAAACCAGAGGTTGCACCGGTAGTAAAAATAGCTGAAGAACCCAAGAAAGTCGAACCTGTTATCGTCAAAGAAGAGAAGCCGAAGTTTACTCCACCTCCTGCGCCGGTCATGCCAGCACCAGCTCCAAAGCCTCCTCAGTCAGTATCCCTAGTTGAAGCTCTTAGGCCTATTGAACCCCCTAAGCCCGTTGAGGCTCCAAAGGTAATGCCTTCAGTGCAGAAGGTAGTTGATGCACCGAAGTCAGTGGAAGTCTCAAAGCCTGCTGAAGTTACAAAGCCTATTGAATCCCCTAAGCCCGTTGAGGCTCCAAAGGTAATACCTTCAGTGCAGAAGGTAGTTGAGGCACCGAAGTCAGTGGAGGCTCCAAAGCCAATTGAACCTCCAAAACCAGTCGAGCCTCCGAAGATTGTTGAGCCAGCAAAGTCATTACCAGAGGTAAAGCCAGTTGCGTCTACAGCAACAGCTCCAACACCTACTCCTGTTCCAGCACCAGCACCAGCTCCAGCTCCAGCACCAGCACCAGCACCAGCACCAGCACCAGCACCTACGCCTACAACACTCCAGCCGATCTTTATTACGATGCCATCATTTGGTCCGGAGCAGATGCAGGCAATGCAGCAGCAATATATGGGCATGATGGGGCAGGGCATGGCTGGTGGTATGCAACCGCCAATTGCGCCGACGATAATCTACAATCAGACTATTGCTCCAACAACAGCTGCTCCAGAGCCGTTCATTTCGAGTGGTCCTCTTCCTCCACCACCTCCTTCGACTCCACCTCCGCCACCTGAACCAAGGAAGCCAGAACCGATTCGCTTTGATATAGGACGAGTGCGTGATACTCGTAAGATAGATCAGGCAATCAATGGTCCGGGTCGTCCATCGATACTCGCAGCAGTGTCAGGAATGCAACCCGTTGGTTCGACTAATATGGAAGATGTGTTCAGGTCACAAGCTGGAGGCGAAGAATTATCTGAGCTTCCCGTTGAGAAGAGTGCAATCGTGCATTCATTGAAAGTTCCACATAAGCGAACGATGGCTGGTGATCTTGTGCGTATGCAGGAAGGCATCATGCCAGAGCAGGTTGTCTCACAAACAGTGAAGACTACTGCAATTGCAGGCGTTGCGCTTCCTGAGCCTCACCCCGGTCAAACTGCGCCTCAAGCTGCGCTTGCAGCGATGGAGGCCATGGTGGATGATATGCCGATTCCTCCACCGCCAAAGAAATCTGGAAAACCTATCGCGCTCATCACTTTGAGTGTGCTCGGTGTACTCGCCCTTGGTGGTCTCGCTGCATACTATTTCTTGTTCTATCGATTGCCTGCTGCGAAGAGTATTTATGGCGCTGCAGTCGGTGAACTACTTACTGCCCCGAGCGTATCTTATAGCGCTGCATTGATGATCGATGTTGTATCAACTGATGCCGAGCCGGAATTAATCCATTCGACTGCAGTTGCTTCAGGTACGATTATGATGAGGAAGAACGCATTTGGGGATGGTATACATGCTTTGAAGTTTAGCCTTGATCAAGTAGGTGCGCCACAGTCAGTGGGTATTGCTTTTGATGGAGAGGCGAGGGTGATTGGAGATGATGTGTTCGTCTATCAGAATTCTCCGACACTCAATACACCTCTAGAGCATTTACTTCCACCTACGAGTTGGGCAAAGATTCCATATGCTGAACTTGGTAAAGCATTTGGTCTCGCAGGTACCTCGACGCTTTCGCAAGGTGACTATGGTGCAATCACTCCAGCAACTGCACTTTCGAGCCTGCTCACGACAAATGCTCCGCTACTACCTACAGATGCCGTTGAGCAATTCATGGCTGATGGACGTGAGTTTTATCGCGTGCCTCTTATCATCGATACCGGCAAGGCGCTAGTTGTTGATGAGCAGCTTGGGCAGTATCTTCGTGGGGCAGCAAATGTGAAAAATAATGCGGAGCGTAACGCAATACTCACTGAACGTTTCAAAAATATCACTGGCGAGCTTATTATTGATAAATTGCTCCGCCGTCCTGTTTCGCTCACGCTCTCGGCAAACTTTGATCCAAGTAAGATTGCGATGAAAGGGACCGCACGATTGAATATAGCATTTACATTCGGCGCAACGCAGCAGGTGGTTGCTCCTTCAGGGATGACACTTGATGAATTGCGTGCGTTGCGTGAAGGTGAAGCAGGGGCTCAGGAGATACTTGCTCGTGATGCGCCAGCACGATCAATGATAGCTGCAATAGCACTTGCACTTGGACAGTATGCACAAAAGACAAAACGCTACCCTGCAACACTTTCCGCATTGATCGATAATAGTTATATAGGTAAAGATGCGCTTACTCCTGCGATTATGAATCGCATCACGTATGTTGCATATGTGAATAAACCAGAGGGTGATGCCGATGGTATACATTGCACAGACAAGAATGCGGTATGTAATTTCTTCCATCTCGGAACAACGCTTGAATACAAAAAGTCATCTGAGCTTAGCGCAGACGCAGATCATGTTTCACCTGCAATAGCAGGTGGTGATACTGCAGGCTGTAAAAATGAGATCGATCGCTCGTGTTATGACCTTATTGGTGATCTTAGTAAGCAGAATACGCCTATCGTTCCCGAAGGTGCTACCGTCGTAGTTCCAGGGGCTTTACCTGCTACTCCGACAACAACAAAGCCAAAATAGCGCCATTATTGCGGATTGACATCTCATCGGTATATATGCAAAAAGTCATCATGTCTGATGACTTTTTTGCTTATTCAATGCGATATGTTAGAGTGCAGACATGAGTATTTTTGGTGGAAAATTGGGTATCGACCTTGGCACAGCAAATACACTCGTGTATATGCCCGGAAAGGGCATCATTTTGAATGAGCCATCGGTGGTTGCTGTATCAGAACGCGATAATAAGATCTTGGCAGTCGGAGCTGAGGCTAAGGAAATGATTGGACGAACACCTGATGATATCATCGCGTACCGCCCGATGCGTGATGGCGTAATTGCTGATTACCGCGTTACTGAGGCAATGCTTCGTTATTTCATTAGTAAGGCGATAGGGAAGTGGACCCTTTTCAAGCCGGAAGTCATGGTCTCAGTTCCCGCAGGCGTTACTTCAACTGAGCGACGTGCAGTCATTGAAGCTGCACTTCGTGCAGGTGCGAAGAATGCCTACGTCGTGAAGGAGCCTATCCTTGCAGCAATCGGTGCGGGGATTCCCATTTATGAAGCGCGCGGACATATGATCGTCGATATCGGTGGAGGAACGACTGATGTTGCAGTCATTTCTCTTGGAGGTATCGTTGCTTCAACTTCAGTGAAGTGCGCAGGAAATCGTGTCGATGCTGCTATCGCCGATTACATCAAAAAGACATTCAATCTCGCTATTGGTGATAAGACTGCTGAAGACATTAAGACACAGATTGGCTCAGCGGTTCCTCTTGAACAAGAACTTTCAATGACGATCAAGGGTCGCGATTTCATCGCGGGACTTCCACGCTCGGTAAGTATTTCTTCAAACGAGATTGTCCGTGCGATCGATCGTGAATTGCGTGAAATGATCAAGGCGATTAAGGATGTACTTC
Above is a window of Candidatus Paceibacterota bacterium DNA encoding:
- a CDS encoding rod shape-determining protein, with the translated sequence MSIFGGKLGIDLGTANTLVYMPGKGIILNEPSVVAVSERDNKILAVGAEAKEMIGRTPDDIIAYRPMRDGVIADYRVTEAMLRYFISKAIGKWTLFKPEVMVSVPAGVTSTERRAVIEAALRAGAKNAYVVKEPILAAIGAGIPIYEARGHMIVDIGGGTTDVAVISLGGIVASTSVKCAGNRVDAAIADYIKKTFNLAIGDKTAEDIKTQIGSAVPLEQELSMTIKGRDFIAGLPRSVSISSNEIVRAIDRELREMIKAIKDVLQETPPELSADIIDRGIIMTGGSSQLRNLPELVYRRTGVKAMLADDALYCVAKGTGVALEHLDTYKKSIITKR